AAATCACCATCCATTACCACCTCCACTATCGTCAATCTCTACCACTGCCACCATCCATATCTATatccacctccgccaccatctATCTCCACCTCCACCACTGCTCAACGTCACACCCAAATCACCATCACCATTCACCCCCGAAACCCCTCTTCACCACCACCATGTAGCCCCCCCTAAGCACCACCATGTAACCCACACTCACCATCGtcaccttcaacccaccaccCCCGTCATCATCGTAaacccaccacctccacctccacatTTTTCCAGTGATGGCATCTTGGTGACACAAAAGCTGAAAGAGAAGGTGGTGGAGGTGATTGGGTGGTGATGGGCTTCGGTGGtttgagagagagatagagaattgaggagagagagagagagagttgcaGATCCGAATCAATTCTGTTCAAATTCACCGGAAAATcagttgaagaagatgaagaatatgtttacaataataataataataataataataataataataataataataataataataataataataatatcttgATTCTTCCAAATTCATGTCTAGCATGCGTTTTTCAACTCCACGGCTCCGGTGACCGGAAAAATTGCTCGCTTGTGTGCCGACGGTGGTTCGAGATCGAAGGACAGACACGCCACCTTCGTTATTCATTCGGTTCGATTCGGTAACGAAATGTGACTGTTGATAATTGGTTCGAAGAATTTGAAAACGTTATAACTGTTTAGGTGTTCTAGTGATTGGGATAGAGTTATGGAGCTGGTTActtatttttacttttatttttttaattgttgagggtaatttggtcatttaacatcaagttaactgagaaatttaacagaaGTTAATGATAAGGACCACCCGAGTATAAGAATTACAACTATCAAAACCAACTTTGTAATTAATAAACCATTAGGATAAGTCTGCAATTTTTGTAAACCATAGAGAACAACTAGGCATTTAACTTGGTAacttttgtttatttgttttggtgataaaataattaaaaatatatcaAACCTTCGTTAGAACAACAAGAGGTTCGAAGTAGAAGTTGCAGGCTTAACAATGGCGGCATCCTTTCAGCGGCTTCAAACCTTCGTTACACGCACTTGTCTCCCAATCAACTCAACCATTTCTCGATTGCCTTTCTCCACATCTTCCACTCCACCATTAAAACGAGTCGGCACTCATAACGGCACCTTCCACTGCGACGAAGCCCTAGGATGCTATATGATCAAACTCACCTCAAAGTTCCACGCTGCTCAAATCATCCgaaccagaaaccttcaggtacTAATTACTTTTTGTGTATACATTTCTTACTGTTATTGTTATGCCAATTTAGGATTGCATAGTGACATCATTGGGGAGTAGGTTTTGGATACACTTGATGCGGTGCTAGATGTCGGAGGAGTGTATGACCCGAGTAGCAACCGGTTTGATCATCATCAGAAAGGATTTAGTGAGATACTTGGTGATGGATTTGGCACCAAGTTAAGTAGTGCTGGCCTTGTATATAAGGTAATTACttgttttttgttttcttttttgcaTAATTGAAGGTGTTTTTGGGTTTCTGAGTTATTTACTAGTGAATTGAGTGAACATACTTGTTTTGTGTAGCATTATGGAGTTGAGATAATTGCAAACACGGTTCAGCTGGATGAGGGGCATCCTGATGTGCGTAGACTGTTTTTAGCTGTTTACAAGAATTTCGTAGAGGTACTTTGGAAAACTTAATGTGATTTTTATTTATCTCGTTGTCACTAGACGGTACTGTAATGTGTTATGTGTTAAGAGTAGAAGAGAAATGTGCGTAGTTATTGATGGGATAGCAAAAGTTTGCTTGTTTCTGCTCTGTCATACTCTTCCGTCTCGTTATGTCAATCCGATGTTATCCtgatgtcatcatcatcatactcagtaaatcccaccaatagcaaagctaaggtagggtaagatttagacaaccttacctctaccccgtagaaatagagaggctgcttctagtgagaccctcggctcgatagtagttttgcatcataccttagacataaggcacataacactcagcaatcgagacaaatgccgattagtgcatgtacccctttgtctttcggctatcaacgccaccacatgatgcatgattaaccatccccctcttttaacgttattttcacgaaattagtaaaataacgttaaaattagtgcactttcagtTTTGCCCCctgagcgcccacacatatacattatatgcgcataccgcaagcagGGCGTGATGTTATCCTGACATAGTTTCTCAAATATTGCTTTGTCTATCCAAATTCAGTTTTTGACTCTACATTGTTCTAGGCAGTTGATGCTATTGACAATGGAATCAATCAGTATGAGACAGATCAGCTTCCCAGATATGTGAACAATACAACTCTCTCCTCGAGAATCTCCAGATTGAATTTGAACTGGTATGATGAGGATCAGTCACCTGAGAAAGAAGACGAGGCCTTTCAACATGCAATGACACTAGCTGGCAACGAATTTATGGATGTGAGTTTTAATATGGAATTTGTTTGCATTTTATCTTTCAAAAACGGTGCCTTGCAGCAAATTCTTTCACCAAGTATTGCATGATATTGAGCAATGAGTCTCTTTGTCGTATTTTTGCACCAGTGTATCCACTTCCATGCAAAATCATGGTTGCCAGCAAGATTGGTTGTAATGGAATGTCTTGCAGCACGAAAGAATATTGATTCCAGTGGCGAAATCATGTTATTGACCAGGTCTTGCCCTGTAAGTGACAGATTCTTGTGGCTATTTTACCGTCATTTATAACATAAGTTTTAATAAATCTGACATCATTTTTCTTTATTCCGTAGTGGAAGCTTCACATATTTGACCTTGAGGTGGAAATGAAGGTTGATCCAGTTTTGAAATATGTTATCTATCAGGTGCTCGTTTAAGACAAGTTAATTTTGCATCGTTTATATTTTATACATTACGAGACTAATATCTTCGGTGTT
This genomic stretch from Helianthus annuus cultivar XRQ/B chromosome 8, HanXRQr2.0-SUNRISE, whole genome shotgun sequence harbors:
- the LOC110865232 gene encoding MYG1 protein, translated to MAASFQRLQTFVTRTCLPINSTISRLPFSTSSTPPLKRVGTHNGTFHCDEALGCYMIKLTSKFHAAQIIRTRNLQVLDTLDAVLDVGGVYDPSSNRFDHHQKGFSEILGDGFGTKLSSAGLVYKHYGVEIIANTVQLDEGHPDVRRLFLAVYKNFVEAVDAIDNGINQYETDQLPRYVNNTTLSSRISRLNLNWYDEDQSPEKEDEAFQHAMTLAGNEFMDCIHFHAKSWLPARLVVMECLAARKNIDSSGEIMLLTRSCPWKLHIFDLEVEMKVDPVLKYVIYQDDRNNRWRVQAVAVSPDKFESRKPLPFHWRGLTDDHLSDVAGISGCIFVHTSGFIGANKTYEGALAMARASLLA